Proteins from a genomic interval of Fusarium oxysporum Fo47 chromosome I, complete sequence:
- a CDS encoding cytochrome P450 gives MAFLRDAESNPTVQAIFSTLKHVDATAVAAGLPLTLFGLAVSYYFIALLYSLFLSPLRSIPGPFLARVTRWWEYRVVKQGHSNQEFIRLHKKYGPVVRVGPNRYSLSQPKDVKKVYELGGKYIKATYYSPLLSPVVHEQNIFAIQDNGLHKERRRKISPMYTMSSMVSYEPAVDEMTHVCIRKLNQFAKEGRLVDIPHWMQYYAFDVIGAITFNKSFNMMENEGDTTGMIKGIREANDFLAFWGIIPNLVPWLIGIATALGMTSNTSTLVSYALKQIDNTRKENAKSTVKGTTKYDTFLKKLLEGESEGRLKTPNLLDACGSNIGAGSDTTAVTLSSALYYLFQNPDKLKKLREEIDQKAAYGGLSDPVTFQEAQDMPYLQAVIKETLRIHPAVGTILPRVVPRDGMELSGIYFPEGTEVGVNAWVLHYDKGIYGPDPEVFRPERWLGDEKTSIMDSMMFAFGAGARTCIGRNISLLELTKMVPQIVRKFDLVIEDADKPLDTFCAWFVYPHYNGRFKVRE, from the exons ATGGCATTCTTACGAGATGCTGAGAGTAACCCGACGGTGcaagccatcttctcaacttTGAAGCATGTCGATGCCACGGCAGTCGCTGCTGGCTTGCCGTTGACTCTTTTCGGTCTTGCCGTTTCTTACTACTTCATCGCATTACTTTAtagcctcttcctctcacCTCTGAGAAGTATTCCCGGCCCGTTTCTGGCTCGTGTCACACGTTGGTGGGAGTATCGAGTGGTGAAGCAAGGCCACTCAAACCAAGAATTCATCCGTTTGCACAAGAAATACG GCCCCGTTGTACGAGTAGGACCAAACCGGTACAGTCTTAGTCAGCCGAAAGATGTGAAAAAGGTCTATGAATTAGGAGGCAAATACATCAAGGCAACTTACTACAGTCCATTGCTTAGCCCGGTCGTCCACGAGCAGAACATCTTTGCCATCCAAGACAATGGTCTGCACaaggagaggagaagaaagatcTCGCCCATGTACACCATGTCATCCATGGTATCTTATGAGCCAGCTGTAGACGAGATGACACATGTCTGCATTCGCAAGCTAAATCAGTTTGCCAAAGAAGGCCGTTTGGTTGACATTCCTCACTGGATGCAATACTACGCCTTTGATGTTATTGGCGCCATTACC TTCAACAAGAGTTTCAACATGATGGAGAACGAGGGAGATACCACCGGAATGATAAAGGGCATTCGGGAGGCCAATGACTTTTTAGCATTCTGGGGTATCATTCCCAACCTGGTCCCATGGCTCATCGGCATCGCTACTGCATTGGGTATGACGTCCAACACATCAACGCTTGTCAGCTACGCCCTCAAGCAGATCGACAACACCCGGAAAGAAAACGCCAAATCCACAGTCAAGGGTACCACGAAGTATGACAcattcttgaagaagctgctgGAAGGGGAGTCTGAAGGTCGTCTCAAAACGCCCAATCTGCTTGACGCATGCGGTAGCAATATCGGGGCCGGCTCTGACACCACAGCCGTGACACTGAGTTCCGCTCTCTACTACCTGTTCCAGAACCCAGATaaactcaagaagctgcgaGAGGAGATCGACCAGAAGGCAGCGTATGGCGGTCTCTCGGACCCCGTTACCTTCCAGGAAGCACAGGACATGCCGTATCTACAAGCTGTTATCAAGGAGACTCTGCGTATCCACCCAGCCGTCGGAACGATTCTGCCTCGTGTCGTGCCTCGTGACGGCATGGAACTATCGGGAATCTACTTCCCTGAAGGG ACCGAGGTCGGTGTTAACGCATGGGTCTTACATTACGACAAGGGAATCTACGGCCCTGACCCTGAAGTCTTCCGGCCAGAGCGCTGGCTGGGTGACGAGAAGACGAGCATCATGGACTCTATGATGTTTGCA TTTGGAGCTGGAGCCCGGACTTGCATTGGTAGGAACATCAGTCTGCTGGAGTTGACCAAGATGGTCCCTCAGATTGTCCGCAAGTTTGATCTTGTCATTGAGGACGCAGACAAACCATTGGACACTTTCTGTGCGTGGTTCGTGTATCCTCATTACAACGGCCGGTTCAAGGTGCGAGAATAA
- a CDS encoding major facilitator superfamily domain-containing protein, translating into MSEQSNKNTDGESNVIEVELLAVDEAENYQGLTLKCILVYLSILSGCFAQVLAIVATGAFARNMANVLGGRDKYIWIPQGLIICSTFTAAPIAQSSDFWGRKWPILICTGLCVTGSIIISRASSMTMAIAGSLVVGVGAGTTSLLYAVASEIMPRQYRPVAQAGVNISNSLGGIFTLLLGFGLVSKDDENFRVVWYVGTGLFAFNFVAIFFFFNPPKRRLESSLTWKEKNKALDLIGYILFSIGMIMFSVGLTWANNPYSWHSAPVLSTFIIGVVFIILTVIWEVKKKDGFCHHALFRTSRNFALALVFIFIEGFAFYAANNFLPLAYSVYFDSDLLKVGAMMSLIFIGGAISSVIGGLYSTKARRVRPPLTAGMALFVIYFACMATLKPGQLAAMWGYTVLAGFGLGFGLVIAVTTGQISTPPGLIATTSGLILTSRSLGGSVALPVYTAILNSSLSKHLAQKIAERVIPLGISAKDLPTFVSALANNDQRALAAIRGVTPQVISAGVAGLRSAYHIAFRGTWSTAAAVSAVGLILALFVRDPRDSFNMHVDAPVEEDIARGLGQRLEDGSKSVTATEHIESNIVSEKPRDKA; encoded by the exons ATGTCGGAACAAAGCAACAAGAACACCGATGGGGAGTCTAATGTGATTGAGGTTGAACTGCTCGCCGTGGACGAGGCCGAGAACTATCAAGGCCTGACTTTGAAGTGTATCCTTGTTTACTTG TCCATACTCAGTGGTTGCTTTGCGCAAGTCCTTGCAATTGTCGCGACCGGCGCA TTTGCCAGAAACATGGCCAACGTTTTGGGCGGGCGCGACAAGTATATTTGGATCCCTCAAGGCCTGATCATCTGCAGCACGTTTACGGCAGCCCCCATTGCGCAGTCGTCGGACTTTTGGGGCCGTAAGTGGCCGATCCTGATTTGCACTGGACTCTGCGTCACTGGCtctatcatcatcagcagagCATCTTCCATGACCATGGCCATTGCCGGATCGTTGGTGGTCGGTGTTGGGGCGGGGACAACTTCACTGTTATATGCAGTTGCATCAGAAATCATGCCACGGCAGTATCGACCGGTTGCCCAAGCCGGTGTCAATATTTCCAATTCACTTGGTGGCATATTTACATTACTCCTTGGCTTCGGACTTGTcagcaaggatgatgagaacTTTCGAGTTGTTTGGTATGTTGGTACGGGGCTTTTTGCCTTCAACTTTgtggccatcttcttcttcttcaacccacCCAAACGACGCCTCGAGTCATCCTTGACATGGAAGGAAAAGAACAAGGCTCTCGACTTGATAGGATATATTCTTTTCTCCATTGGAATGATAATGTTCAGTGTGGGCTTGACATGGGCCAACAACCCGTACTCTTGGCACAGTGCCCCGGTCCTCAGCACATTTATTATTGGCGTTGTCTTTATTATCCTCACGGTAATTTGggaggtcaagaagaaggatggatTCTGCCATCACGCCCTTTTCCGAACAAGCCGCAACTTTGCACTTGCCCTGGTCTTTATTTTCATCGAAGGGTTCGCATTCTATGCGGCCAACAACTTTCTTCCTCTGGCGTACTCGGTTTATTTTGATAGTGACCTTCTGAAGGTTGGTGCTATGATGTCCCTTATTTTCATTGGAGGAGCAATCTCATCGGTGATTGGCGGTCTCTACTCTACCAAGGCAAGGAGAGTCCGACCACCTTTGACGGCTGGGATGGCCCTCTTTGTCATCTACTTTG CATGTATGGCTACTCTCAAGCCCGGTCAGCTAGCTGCGATGTGGGGCTATACTGTCCTGGCGGGCTTTGGCCTTGGGTTCGGTCTTGTCATCGCCGTGACGACTGGCCAGATAAGCACCCCGCCTGGCTTGATCGCCACAACCAGTGGCCTGATCCTGacctcaagatccttgggAGGCTCAGTCGCGCTCCCGGTTTATACTGCTATCCTCAACTCTTCATTGTCTAAGCATCTTGCCCAAAAGATCGCCGAAAGGGTTATTCCTCTCGGGATCTCTGCCAAGGACTTACCAACCTTTGTCAGCGCTCTTGCTAATAATGATCAACGAGCTCTGGCTGCTATTCGGGGTGTTACTCCTCAAGTCATCTCGGCGGGGGTTGCTGGATTGAGGTCAGCTTATCATATAGCTTTCCGCGGCACCTGGAGTACAGCGGCAGCTGTCTCGGCGGTTGGGTTAATACTTGCGCTTTTTGTCCGTGATCCTCGCGACAGCTTTAACATGCACGTGGATGCGCCGGTTGAGGAAGATATTGCTAGAGGGCTTGGCCAGCGCTTGGAAGATGGGAGTAAAAGCGTAACTGCAACCGAACATATCGAGTCAAACATTGTCAGCGAAAAGCCTCGAGACAAGGCTTGA
- a CDS encoding CHAT domain-containing protein, giving the protein MEPQDKAEDSIFTYRPNVYHAPDDTHSQTVDWFDPDLSDEWLNKEIESRTNALASTPTHLQERRMFCELSRLVLQHYLRFGTEKSLNDAIELERKALDYISTGFQRAKCLLVLGDMLCLRFRRKKAVWDMKYSIRAVKQHVYPLPAQGAPYTYHMLSFGHGDETFEQSDLDSAFVDVDEGIDKSHSAFELIPDDFPLRGEWLDHLGSNILHRYSLSKAIEDIDKAVEICRTASDDANFGPSETLIEALLTRIPATWDESDILEVIDVCDEILLESLGDRKKTILQYRAEAFYLLYCLSGMVEHINESVKDSKRAIDSERGSLVSLSVRCHRFRSGLLYTRYQQTGDLADLDDSMASAATVARILFTPGPKSKATLFSMLASDWVCRTEATADQSHFAEAIEWPACIQLFGTSRMDSLHELCRRQYERYEVKGMGGDLQDVVNILRRMVELVPSQALRSSLGSRVMQLYSEFDFLQYLLVEAKQIFRRLVQESETDSADHRRYSLQLAHCLCFQHERTGDLVDLTEAVNIGTSIFETAKADDPDYALALNNFGEAIYQQCRVSKTLSDVDHMIDLLQMMRDSTMSHASTKPLSKLVECLLWKYRITDEATLPAAAGELARLAESSLPNRYPNHHCIIRHRLAIALHEQYLRTPTLSALEEAIELERQNLQPGQFTRYLSHANLTSLLSELYITTGNREHLQEAMDMERETRNVDGRSIWCFRGDRVYIPYILDTEKSYQLSNKLYEHLEARTNTRELRSRYISSLALMLMGGDENDLATRYAREGLELVPPDSPDLPWHLCCLVLCLEASLVTSNNASDLEEMIKSVEKAADLSPEDHPGRPFYLSILSMALHRRFMKTGRSPDLNLAIDCGVEAYNLTLGDTIPDYANRYLASDRLSFCLQHKYLREGIVSDLDQSQELHQEARKCIQRLKRDKAYFNWIRSSPDGAYTVHLGTNTKGTFRPRNKRSVYALLPDKLDCHPRLFAVAEQYFKYYEEAEDENYLALALDAATSSLAFSQEDHITHSARLYIIGRCYEEYYKRSIASDCGEEDQKDRLSHLDMAISKFRDLISHLSSEDPLRPDVLGRLGYLYSDKLFYNYKLDDLKMAVEVHQECLHLAGESKVERAKWLRHLGCSKLISYRVFKDENDLQESIKLLEQAKDQNLYEKELIPGLASAYRSKFMVTRDIKDIDAAIELYLNSPLGEYITIPWLGSAYLIRFELTKAPGDMKLAVSNLKQALELTQKYTEISDVVQVLQNLANCYLAKHHYGGTLDDLEQAIRYAQDAVDVEAQEASQVVDIAGLLGLCYTTKYKATKCENDLLKAIDADESDFWVFMPVANISDSLVLAQRLMDSYKTLGNWEKGLKIAEYALELIPAYTPRYLRWSEAQALLSRISGLASFAAAFSLQDGKPEGASLALLERGRGVAADLLYDLRLDFDSRKFADLKPTYKQTLLSSIGRLEDPVQLPGLISDDPRSGTAELTRRLEASKIVDDFMESFSTRLKPDNTGFTGFTKNGPIVVINVSFRCDAFIIKHVVETMHLPKLSEEQIERRLRDGNFASPNTLEWLWDTIAGPILEHLGYAEVPSSEWSQICWIPTGALSRFPLHAAGYHQDKTGRTVIDRVMSSYSSSLNAILEGGAKDKRNSSTKAVLVAMQRTPGSSNLPHAPKELSIVRDLCQSMELCTVEPRRQTQEVLAQLKDCDIFHFAGHGETDESNPLKSQLRLEDWQTQSLAVSDLLNLKLRDNPPFLAYLSACGTSQIKDKRLLDESLHLISACRLAGFRHVVGTLWEVGDEACVDVAETVYQELRDSGMDDQSVCRGLHKAVRKIRDNWVAEARMRTVEKGLDTSIGNVKNDKKGLGDGLNDVRSARDIVPLDEDENERPAPWVAYVYHGSR; this is encoded by the coding sequence ATGGAACCTCAAGACAAAGCTGAAGATTCGATCTTCACATACCGCCCTAATGTATATCATGCCCCCGATGACACACATAGTCAAACCGTGGACTGGTTTGACCCTGATCTGAGCGACGAATGGCTCAACAAAGAGATCGAATCGCGAACGAATGCTCTCGCCTCAACACCGACACATCttcaagaaagaagaatgTTTTGTGAGCTTTCGAGGCTCGTTTTGCAACACTATCTACGGTTCGGAACAGAAAAGTCTTTGAATGATGCAATCGAGTTGGAGCGAAAGGCCTTAGACTACATTAGCACTGGCTTCCAACGTGCCAAGTGTCTGCTGGTTCTGGGAGATATGCTGTGCCTCCGGTTTCGCCGCAAGAAAGCTGTCTGGGACATGAAGTATTCCATCAGAGCTGTAAAACAGCATGTTTATCCACTTCCTGCGCAGGGAGCTCCGTACACCTACCACATGCTCAGCTTTGGTCATGGAGATGAAACCTTTGAGCAGTCAGATCTGGATTCAGCCTTTGTGGACGTAGACGAAGGCATTGATAAGTCACATTCTGCATTTGAGCTCATCCCTGATGACTTTCCCCTTCGGGGTGAATGGCTGGACCACCTTGGTTCAAATATTCTTCATCGATATTCTTTGAGCAAAGCAATCGAAGACATTGATAAAGCTGTCGAAATATGCAGAACTGCTTCCGACGATGCCAACTTTGGTCCCTCAGAAACACTCATAGAGGCCCTTCTTACACGGATTCCTGCTACCTGGGACGAGTCTGATATACTTGAAGTCATAGACGTCTGCGATGAAATATTGTTGGAGTCTCTAGGCGATAGAAAGAAGACAATCTTGCAGTACCGTGCTGAAGCTTTCTACCTCCTCTACTGTTTAAGTGGGATGGTGGAACATATCAACGAGAGCGTCAAGGACTCCAAAAGAGCAATAGATTCGGAACGTGGAAGCCTAGTGTCGCTCAGTGTCAGGTGCCACAGATTTAGGAGTGGCTTGTTATATACTCGGTATCAGCAGACTGGTGATTTGGCGGATCTTGATGactcgatggcttcagcaGCGACCGTGGCCAGGATTCTCTTTACTCCGGGCCCAAAATCAAAAGCTACACTCTTCAGCATGCTGGCAAGTGATTGGGTCTGCAGAACTGAGGCTACAGCAGACCAATCACACTTTGCTGAGGCCATCGAGTGGCCTGCATGCATCCAACTATTTGGCACGAGCCGAATGGATTCCCTTCATGAACTTTGTAGACGGCAATATGAACGATATGAAGTGAAAGGCATGGGTGGCGATCTTCAGGATGTTGTGAATATTCTGAGACGGATGGTCGAACTGGTGCCTAGTCAAGCGTTGCGGAGCAGTCTGGGTAGCCGCGTAATGCAGTTATATTCCGAGTTCGACTTTCTGCAGTACTTACTTGTGGAGGCAAAACAAATTTTTCGGCGGTTGGTTCAGGAGTCAGAAACAGATTCAGCAGACCATAGGCGGTATTCCCTGCAGCTGGCGCATTGTCTTTGCTTCCAGCACGAGCGAACTGGAGACTTAGTCGACCTCACTGAAGCCGTCAACATCGGAACGAGTATTTTCGAGACGGCCAAAGCAGACGATCCAGACTATGCGCTAGCCTTAAACAATTTCGGCGAAGCAATCTACCAGCAGTGTCGCGTCAGCAAGACATTATCCGATGTTGATCACATGATCGATCTATTACAAATGATGCGAGATTCGACCATGTCACACGCTTCAACCAAACCGCTAAGCAAATTGGTTGAGTGTCTCCTCTGGAAGTACCGCATAACAGACGAAGCTACGCTTCCAGCAGCCGCAGGTGAGCTGGCAAGACTTGCTGAAAGCTCACTCCCAAACAGATACCCTAATCACCATTGTATCATTCGCCATAGACTTGCAATAGCACTGCACGAGCAATACTTGAGGACGCCGACGCTGTCTGCTCTGGAGGAAGCTATTGAACTGGAGAGACAAAATCTACAGCCTGGCCAATTCACTCGTTATCTTTCTCATGCTAATCTCACGTCGCTGCTTTCTGAGCTATATATCACGACAGGCAATCGAGAACACCTCCAGGAGGCAATGGATATGGAAAGAGAAACGAGGAATGTTGATGGTCGCTCCATCTGGTGCTTCAGAGGTGACCGCGTGTATATCCCATATATTCTCGATACCGAGAAATCATACCAGCTTTCTAATAAGCTGTACGAACACCTGGAGGCCAGGACGAACACTCGGGAGCTCAGGTCACGCTACATCAGTAGCCTGGCGTTGATGCTCATGGGAGGAGATGAGAACGACCTAGCAACGCGATATGCAAGAGAAGGTCTGGAGCTAGTTCCACCAGACAGCCCAGACCTGCCCTGGCACTTATGCTGCCTCGTGCTCTGCTTGGAAGCTAGCCTGGTAACTTCTAATAACGCCTCCGATCTAGAAGAGATGATCAAGTCTGTGGAGAAGGCCGCGGATCTCTCGCCAGAGGATCACCCTGGCAGACCATTTTATCTTTCAATTCTATCTATGGCCCTTCACAGACGATTCATGAAGACGGGGAGGTCCCCTGATCTCAATTTGGCGATCGATTGCGGCGTTGAGGCTTATAACCTGACACTTGGAGACACAATCCCGGACTATGCTAATCGATACTTGGCATCAGATCGGTTATCATTCTGCTTACAGCACAAGTATCTCAGGGAGGGTATTGTGAGCGATCTTGATCAGtctcaagaacttcatcaagaGGCTCGTAAATGTATACAAAGACTGAAGAGGGACAAGGCATATTTCAACTGGATTCGAAGTTCTCCTGATGGGGCTTACACCGTCCATCTTGGTACCAACACGAAAGGGACTTTCAGGCCCCGCAACAAAAGAAGTGTGTATGCTTTACTACCAGACAAGCTGGACTGTCACCCTCGGCTATTTGCTGTTGCAGAGCAATACTTTAAGTACTACgaggaggcagaagatgagaaCTACCTCGCACTGGCTTTGGATGCTGCGACTTCGTCGCTCGCTTTCAGTCAAGAGGACCATATCACGCACTCTGCACGACTTTACATCATTGGGCGATGTTACGAGGAGTACTACAAGAGGTCCATAGCATCTGACTGCGGCGAAGAGGATCAAAAAGATCGCCTTAGTCATCTCGATATGGCCATCTCGAAATTCCGAGATCTCATTAGTCACCTCTCTTCGGAAGATCCTCTGCGCCCTGATGTTCTGGGTCGTCTTGGCTATTTATACTCGGACAAGCTATTCTACAATTACAAGCTTGAtgatttgaagatggcagTGGAAGTACACCAGGAATGTCTCCACCTGGCAGGGGAGAGTAAGGTTGAACGTGCAAAGTGGCTACGCCATCTTGGATGCTCTAAGCTTATCTCCTACCGAGTATTCAAGGACGAAAATGATCTACAAGAATCCATCAAGCTACTTGAACAGGCAAAAGATCAGAATCTCTATGAAAAGGAACTGATCCCCGGCCTAGCCAGTGCCTACCGTTCCAAGTTCATGGTTACGAGGgacatcaaagacattgaCGCTGCCATCGAGCTATATCTCAACTCCCCTCTCGGAGAATATATCACAATTCCTTGGCTTGGTAGTGCCTATCTTATTCGTTTCGAGTTGACAAAGGCGCCGGGGGATATGAAGCTGGCCGTATCTAATTTGAAACAGGCTCTCGAGCTTACTCAAAAGTACACGGAAATCTCAGACGTTGTTCAGGTGCTCCAAAATCTGGCAAATTGCTATCTCGCGAAACATCATTACGGTGGCACTCTCGATGATCTCGAGCAGGCCATTCGCTATGCACAGGACGCTGTGGATGTTGAAGCACAAGAAGCCTCCCAAGTTGTCGATATCGCAGGCCTACTGGGGCTTTGTTACACGACCAAATACAAGGCTACGAAATGTGAgaatgatcttctcaaggcAATCGACGCCGATGAAAGCGACTTCTGGGTTTTCATGCCAGTTGCAAACATATCAGACAGCTTGGTGCTTGCACAACGACTAATGGACTCGTACAAAACTCTCGGGAACTGGGAGAAAGGCTTAAAGATTGCCGAGTACGCACTAGAACTCATCCCTGCCTACACACCTCGTTACCTGCGATGGTCGGAAGCCCAAGCCCTTCTTTCCAGAATCAGTGGACTCGCATCTTTCGCCGCCGCCTTTTCGCTTCAAGACGGGAAACCTGAAGGGGCTAGTCTAGCTCTGCTAGAAAGGGGTCGGGGAGTTGCTGCGGACCTTTTGTATGATCTTCGTCTTGACTTTGACAGTCGGAAGTTTGCAGATCTGAAGCCGACGTACAAACAGACGCTATTGAGCAGTATAGGACGACTTGAGGATCCTGTACAGCTACCAGGTCTCATTTCCGATGACCCTAGGTCTGGCACCGCGGAACTTACTAGGAGGCTAGAAGCGAGCAAGATTGTCGACGACTTCATGGAGAGTTTTAGCACACGTCTGAAACCAGACAACACCGGATTCACAGGGTTTACGAAGAACGGTCCCATTGTGGTTATTAATGTCAGCTTTCGGTGTGATGCTTTCATTATTAAACACGTAGTTGAGACCATGCACCTGCCTAAGCTGTCCGAGGAACAAATAGAACGAAGACTCCGCGATGGAAACTTTGCAAGCCCAAACACTCTAGAATGGCTCTGGGATACAATCGCGGGTCCTATTCTTGAACATCTTGGTTACGCGGAGGTGCCCTCTAGTGAGTGGTCGCAGATATGCTGGATACCTACGGGAGCATTGAGTCGCTTTCCGTTGCACGCAGCTGGCTATCACCAAGACAAAACTGGCCGCACCGTCATAGACAGAGTCATGTCGTCCTACAGCTCATCGCTGAACGCTATTCTAGAAGGGGGAGCGAAGGATAAACGGAACTCCTCTACAAAGGCGGTTTTAGTTGCCATGCAGAGAACTCCAGGGAGTTCCAACCTCCCGCATGCTCCCAAGGAGCTATCGATTGTTCGGGATCTATGCCAGTCGATGGAGCTCTGTACCGTGGAACCAAGAAGACAAACTCAAGAAGTTCTCGCGCAGTTAAAAGACTGTGACATTTTTCACTTTGCTGGTCACGGCGAGACGGACGAGTCAAACCCGCTGAAGAGCCAACTACGTCTTGAAGACTGGCAGACACAGTCACTGGCAGTGTCTGATCTGTTGAATCTCAAACTGCGCGACAATCCACCGTTCCTGGCATATCTTTCAGCTTGTGGAACGAGCCAGATCAAAGACAAACGCCTGTTAGATGAGAGTCTGCACTTGATTAGTGCATGCCGATTGGCTGGTTTTAGGCACGTGGTAGGAACGCTCTGGGAAGTCGGTGATGAGGCTTGCGTTGATGTTGCGGAGACAGTCTACCAGGAGCTGAGAGATTCTGGCATGGATGACCAGTCTGTATGCCGGGGGTTGCATAAAGCTGTTCGGAAGATTCGTGACAATTGGGTCGCAGAAGCGCGTATGCGAACGGTCGAAAAGGGTCTCGATACTTCGATTGGAAACGTCAAGAATGACAAGAAAGGACTTGGAGACGGGTTGAACGACGTGCGATCGGCAAGGGATATTGTGCCgctggatgaggatgagaatgaaagACCTGCTCCTTGGGTCGCTTATGTGTATCATGGAAGTAGATAG
- a CDS encoding Saccharopine dehydrogenase-domain-containing protein, whose product MSRGYELVLLGATGHTGKLAAEHLTKHAPTNLRWALAGRSESKLNSLASDLRALHPDRIQPVVELFELEGQSLTSLIKRTQVIVSTVGPFMKYGTPVIEACARNVTHYVDCSAEIPWHKEMIERFDTIAKASGAIIIPQTGSGSAPPDLTTYLLAAHIRNTYSSGTLQVTSSSELKVQPSAGSMDAVLSEFDIYGSSQMAKCREPFALSPVQHRPLVRPPHLSSWTRLIGVGNDEYLGPLTDFEQSAIDKPLVERSWGLLDDGGLYGPNFQYDELKPARSIWAVKQEFYHNTAVAIADTPNRERAIAKSGFDGSIYLFTGICITEAALTLLRGEETYAIKMGGGFLTSATLGHAYIGRLRNVGVRFEIVDDVS is encoded by the exons ATGTCCAGAGGCTATGAGTTAGTTCTTCTCGGCGCAACGGGTCATACCGGTAAGCTGGCTGCTGAGCATCTTACCAAGCACGCACCTACCAACCTTCGTTGGGCATTGGCTGGACGCTCGGAGTCAAAGTTAAACAGTCTAGCTTCGGATCTCCGGGCGCTGCATCCTGATCGTATACAACCCG TTGTTGAACTATTTGAACTGGAGGGACAAAGTCTCACATCTCTCATCAAGAGAACTCAAGTGATTGTCTCGACTGTTGGGCCATTTATGAAATATGGCACACCTGTTATTGAAGCGTGTGCAAGAAACGTAACTCACTATGTGGACTG CTCTGCAGAAATCCCATGGCACAAGGAGATGATTGAGCGGTTCGATACGATAGCGAAGGCATCTGGTGCGATT ATTATTCCCCAGACAGGCAGTGGCAGCGCTCCACCAGATCTCACCACTTACCTTCTAGCCGCTCACATCCGCAACACCTATTCTTCAGGAACTCTCCAGGTAACGAGCAGCTCTGAGCTCAAGGTACAGCCAAGCGCCGGCTCTATGGACGCCGTTCTGTCAGAGTTTGACATCTACGGTAGCTCCCAAATGGCGAAGTGCCGTGAACCTTTTGCACTTTCGCCCGTTCAGCATAGGCCGCTTGTTCGACCTCCCCATCTGAGCAGCTGGACAAGACTCATAGGTGTTGGCAACGATGAGTACCTAGGGCCCTTGACAGATTTTGAACAGTCTGCAATTGACAAACCAttggtggaaagaagctGGGGTTTGCTTGACGACGGAGGGTTGTACGGTCCAAATTTCCAATATGATGAGCTAAAGCCCGCACGTAGCATCTG GGCTGTAAAGCAGGAATTCTACCACAACACGGCTGTCGCTATTGCCGATACGCCTAATCGCGAACGAGCCATTGCAAAATCCGGTTTCGATGGTAGCATCTATCTTTTCACCGGCATCTGTATCACAGAAGCTGCATTGACTCTTCTGCGAGGTGAGGAGACATATGCTATTAAGATGGGTGGAGGCTTCTTGACATCAGCAACTTTGGGCCATGCATACATTGGCAGACTTCGAAATGTGGGTGTTAGATTTGAAATTGTCGATGACGTTTCTTAG
- a CDS encoding Alpha/Beta hydrolase protein, with protein MYQGFGDVTAGLKAYHWLFLAQPDPFPETMIQGTDNGKHFLEHTLASWTRKKTLDDFDERALEEYRNAYCNKTRIHSTCEDYRAGAFLDRAYDEKDLEKGNKIQTPMLAVWGNTGLFAESMRDKSEGPLEIWQKYAQNVCGKALECGHFITEEDPEGLAEALIPFLLKG; from the coding sequence ATGTATCAAGGGTTTGGTGATGTGACGGCTGGACTGAAAGCCTACCACTGGCTTTTCCTCGCTCAACCAGACCCCTTCCCCGAAACAATGATTCAGGGTACCGATAATGGCAAGCACTTCTTAGAACATACCCTCGCAAGTTGGACGAGGAAAAAGACACTTGacgactttgatgagaggGCACTCGAGGAGTACAGAAACGCGTACTGCAACAAAACAAGGATTCATAGCACCTGCGAGGATTACAGAGCTGGAGCGTTCCTGGATAGGGCCTATGACGAGAAGGACTTGGAAAAGGGAAATAAGATACAGACTCCGATGTTGGCGGTTTGGGGCAACACGGGACTGTTTGCCGAGTCTATGCGAGATAAGTCAGAAGGGCCCCTTGAAATCTGGCAGAAGTATGCCCAAAATGTTTGTGGTAAAGCTTTGGAGTGCGGGCATTTCATCACTGAAGAGGATCCGGAGGGTCTAGCTGAAGCACTGATACCATTTCTGCTAAAGGGGTAG